In Rhabdothermincola sediminis, the following are encoded in one genomic region:
- the mobF gene encoding MobF family relaxase: MLSLGKIQLSGESYYLNAVADGIDEYYRGVGEAPGRWVGTASHSLDLAGEVEASDLHAIWAGQNPATADPLGRFPNRKVAGFDLTFRAPKSVSLLAGLGDPDTAQVVRESHDTAVDAAFAYIEREAARSRTGKNGVNQIEVNGLVAAAFRHRTSRAGDPHLHTHVLVANMAEGADGAWRTLDGRWLYLHASTAGYLYEAHLRHELTVRLGVEWGPIKEGIADVVGIDDDVRDHFSDRRKEIEEHLDEVGFRTARAVQLATLATRKAKKATLDEGSMRDVWEAKAAEIGWDPADLALALDRVPRAAVEADLGELADDLMSADGLTKQASSFDRRDVLRGICGRLPAGVTVAEIEAMADRVLDRTEVIRLVETDGPGLLSSNVIRRTDGTIVAASGVGDIRWSTAELIGIERHVVGRATARTDEGIAIVPDEVLADVMERRPTLAAEQAEMVTRLCTSGNGIDVVCAAAGTGKTYSLDAAREAWEASGHRVIGAALAGIAAQELQSTAAIESMTLAMLQINLNANRIRLDDRTVVVIDEAGMAGTRNLAPILNAADEAGAKVVLVGDPHQLPEIDAGGVLSGLAKRLDPIELTENRRQRAHWERDALDELRCGEVDSAFAAYRDNDRIVQAPTAIDVRRAMVADWWSHRLAGDTVAMTTYRRNDVDDLNGRARAYLVRSGDVSGPELVLDDRPYQAGDQIVCLKNNRRLGVCNGTRATVEAVDPDRGTLTITLDDRRVLLPRE, encoded by the coding sequence GTGCTCTCCCTCGGCAAGATTCAGCTCTCCGGCGAGAGCTACTACCTCAACGCCGTCGCCGACGGCATCGACGAGTACTACCGCGGTGTCGGCGAAGCACCAGGTCGTTGGGTCGGCACCGCGAGTCACTCCCTCGACCTCGCTGGCGAGGTCGAAGCGAGTGACCTGCACGCCATCTGGGCCGGCCAGAACCCCGCCACCGCGGATCCGCTGGGGCGTTTCCCGAACCGCAAGGTCGCCGGGTTCGACCTCACCTTCCGCGCCCCGAAGTCCGTGTCGCTTCTCGCCGGACTCGGCGATCCCGACACGGCCCAGGTTGTACGCGAGTCACACGACACAGCCGTCGACGCGGCGTTCGCGTACATCGAACGCGAGGCAGCCCGATCCCGTACCGGCAAGAACGGCGTCAACCAGATCGAGGTGAACGGGTTGGTTGCCGCCGCGTTCCGGCACCGCACCAGCCGCGCTGGTGACCCGCATCTCCACACGCACGTCCTCGTCGCGAACATGGCCGAAGGTGCCGATGGGGCCTGGCGGACCCTCGACGGGCGATGGCTGTACCTACACGCGTCGACCGCCGGCTACCTCTACGAAGCCCACCTCCGCCACGAGCTCACCGTCCGCCTCGGTGTCGAGTGGGGACCGATCAAGGAAGGCATCGCCGATGTCGTCGGGATCGACGACGACGTGCGAGACCACTTCTCGGATCGCCGCAAGGAGATCGAGGAACACCTCGACGAGGTCGGGTTCCGCACCGCCCGAGCGGTCCAGCTCGCCACCCTCGCCACCCGTAAGGCGAAGAAGGCGACCCTCGACGAAGGGTCGATGCGCGACGTGTGGGAGGCGAAGGCCGCCGAGATCGGCTGGGACCCCGCCGATCTTGCCCTGGCTCTCGATCGGGTCCCGCGGGCCGCCGTCGAAGCCGACCTCGGAGAACTCGCCGACGACCTGATGAGCGCCGACGGCCTCACGAAGCAGGCATCGTCGTTCGACCGTCGAGACGTCCTGCGAGGCATCTGCGGCCGGCTCCCAGCAGGCGTGACCGTCGCCGAGATCGAGGCCATGGCGGACCGGGTCCTCGACCGGACCGAGGTCATCCGACTCGTTGAGACCGACGGGCCCGGCCTGTTGTCGTCGAACGTGATCCGCCGAACTGACGGCACGATCGTCGCCGCGTCGGGGGTCGGCGACATCCGCTGGTCGACGGCCGAGTTGATCGGGATCGAACGCCACGTCGTCGGCCGAGCCACCGCCCGGACCGACGAAGGCATTGCCATCGTGCCCGACGAGGTGCTCGCCGACGTGATGGAACGACGCCCGACGCTGGCCGCGGAGCAGGCCGAGATGGTCACCCGACTGTGTACGAGCGGCAACGGGATCGATGTCGTGTGCGCCGCCGCCGGGACCGGCAAGACCTACTCGCTCGACGCGGCCCGCGAGGCCTGGGAGGCCAGCGGCCACCGCGTGATCGGCGCCGCCCTGGCCGGGATCGCCGCGCAGGAGCTCCAGTCGACCGCTGCCATCGAGTCGATGACCCTCGCGATGCTGCAGATCAACCTCAACGCCAACCGTATCCGACTCGACGACCGCACCGTGGTCGTGATCGACGAAGCCGGGATGGCGGGGACCCGCAACCTTGCCCCCATCCTCAACGCCGCCGACGAGGCCGGCGCCAAGGTCGTGCTCGTCGGCGACCCTCACCAGTTGCCCGAGATCGACGCCGGAGGCGTGCTCAGCGGACTCGCCAAGCGGCTCGACCCCATCGAGCTGACCGAGAACCGCCGCCAACGCGCGCACTGGGAACGCGATGCGCTCGACGAGCTGCGCTGCGGCGAAGTCGACTCCGCGTTCGCCGCGTACCGGGACAACGACCGGATCGTGCAGGCACCAACGGCGATCGATGTCCGCCGGGCGATGGTGGCCGACTGGTGGTCACACCGACTGGCCGGCGACACCGTCGCCATGACCACCTACCGCCGCAACGACGTCGACGACCTCAACGGCCGAGCCCGCGCCTACCTCGTCCGATCCGGTGACGTGTCGGGCCCCGAACTCGTGCTCGACGACCGCCCGTACCAAGCCGGTGACCAGATCGTCTGCCTCAAGAACAACCGCCGGCTCGGCGTCTGCAACGGCACCCGAGCGACCGTCGAGGCGGTGGATCCCGATCGCGGGACGCTCACCATCACGCTCGACGACCGGCGCGTTCTGCTGCCCCGGGAGTAG
- a CDS encoding DUF6933 domain-containing protein, producing MDTAAGFTIHATKKLLDRVKQPVGDPVQPATELVNWYATALFWKPQVALLVNERTLLPVFMPLAPATTLARRFPGELRRVLDAHGIDPRFVDHEIRSMGEGHYAKTASRSLLGVMNEFTFLGKVHREDHGAEDDLVALSVRLAETPMSPLYKSHISPDHELKALVEGAMH from the coding sequence GTGGACACGGCTGCCGGCTTCACCATCCATGCCACCAAGAAGCTCCTCGATCGGGTGAAGCAGCCCGTCGGTGATCCGGTCCAGCCGGCCACCGAGCTGGTGAACTGGTACGCCACCGCCTTGTTCTGGAAGCCCCAGGTGGCGCTCCTCGTCAACGAGCGCACGCTGCTCCCAGTGTTCATGCCTCTCGCACCTGCCACCACGCTGGCTCGACGGTTCCCGGGCGAGCTTCGGCGTGTGCTCGACGCTCACGGCATCGATCCGCGGTTCGTCGATCACGAGATCCGATCGATGGGTGAGGGCCACTACGCCAAGACCGCGAGCCGGAGTCTGCTCGGCGTCATGAACGAGTTCACCTTCCTCGGCAAAGTCCACCGCGAGGATCACGGCGCCGAGGATGACCTGGTCGCGCTCTCGGTCCGCTTGGCCGAGACCCCGATGAGCCCGCTCTACAAGAGCCACATCAGCCCCGACCACGAACTGAAGGCACTCGTCGAAGGGGCGATGCACTGA
- a CDS encoding helix-turn-helix domain-containing protein, which translates to MNDLLTIEEAAELLNVRPSFVSELIEGGTLRQHGAGAGAAGVDPCLDTAEVLAFRERSDAAASAALDEMTAEGEAADLYDE; encoded by the coding sequence GTGAACGATCTACTCACCATCGAGGAAGCGGCAGAGTTGCTCAACGTAAGGCCGTCCTTCGTCTCGGAGCTGATCGAAGGCGGGACTCTGCGGCAGCACGGCGCTGGGGCTGGGGCTGCTGGGGTTGACCCTTGCCTGGACACGGCCGAAGTCCTGGCATTCCGCGAACGGTCTGACGCGGCGGCGAGCGCTGCTCTTGATGAGATGACTGCCGAGGGGGAAGCAGCGGACCTCTACGACGAGTAG
- a CDS encoding helix-turn-helix domain-containing protein, with protein MTQLVQTRTGKVLLATPLLLATTFGTSASAGFTEDFRAESLFFVTGGAPQTAPRGLSRELSDEVVELRDLICLRGGLTRQQVARCLGVDRRSLTGWANGTIRPTQERVEALRFLWHLVEEIDNEFPGRTRDVLLGTGSGEPLFNAIADGRLADAANWRSRVAGEPQHSIQVTTRRPTRRSLYEPALAALLAGKLTAPERRPTLRPEDTYEIEPDDARLFEEVDQDVTLRRRGYR; from the coding sequence GTGACGCAGCTCGTCCAAACCCGCACCGGAAAGGTACTTCTGGCAACACCGTTGCTCCTTGCAACGACGTTCGGCACGTCGGCCTCAGCCGGCTTCACGGAGGACTTCCGAGCGGAGAGCCTCTTCTTCGTGACGGGCGGGGCGCCTCAAACTGCGCCACGGGGACTGAGCCGGGAACTCAGCGACGAAGTTGTCGAGCTCCGCGACCTCATCTGCCTTCGTGGAGGGCTGACCCGACAGCAGGTCGCGCGCTGCCTGGGCGTTGATCGGAGATCACTGACGGGTTGGGCGAACGGCACAATTAGGCCGACCCAGGAACGCGTGGAGGCTTTGCGATTCCTGTGGCACCTCGTCGAGGAGATCGACAACGAGTTCCCGGGACGAACGCGCGATGTCCTTCTCGGTACGGGAAGTGGCGAGCCACTGTTCAACGCTATTGCCGATGGAAGGCTCGCCGACGCCGCCAACTGGCGCAGCCGGGTGGCAGGCGAGCCACAGCACTCGATCCAAGTGACGACTCGACGTCCCACACGACGTTCGCTGTACGAACCGGCTCTAGCCGCCCTTCTCGCAGGGAAGCTCACTGCGCCAGAGCGTCGACCGACGCTGCGTCCCGAGGACACGTACGAGATCGAACCTGACGATGCACGCCTCTTCGAGGAAGTTGACCAGGACGTCACGCTGAGGAGACGCGGATACCGATGA